Proteins from one Nicotiana tabacum cultivar K326 chromosome 23, ASM71507v2, whole genome shotgun sequence genomic window:
- the LOC107799250 gene encoding uncharacterized protein LOC107799250 → MGSQIKKQWSQVASALAFFLIATCTMAYSSDSYKSPVSTYNKVPSKVTKSDNYHIQPQSQDKYEVPQVSKNHYKVPSMPKQEYKVPTLPNNGYYNNPSIPKDNYKKVPSLPNDNYYKTPSMPNQEYKAPSLPKNDYYNKPSVPKYNYKKVPSLPKDNYYKAPSMPKQEYEVPSLPKNDYYKKPSIPKDNYKKVPSLPKDNYYKVPSMPKQEYKALSLPKNDYYKKSSIPKDNYKKVSSLPKDNYYKVPSMPKQEYKAPSLPKNDYYKKPSISKDNYKKVPSLSKDNYYKVPSMPKQEYKVPSLPKNDYYKKPSSSPPPPYYYNSPPPPSPSSPPPYYYQSSSIPSSSPPPPYY, encoded by the coding sequence ATGGGGAGCCAAATAAAGAAGCAATGGTCTCAAGTTGCTTCTGCATTGGCATTTTTCTTGATTGCAACCTGCACTATGGCATATTCATCTGATTCTTATAAATCACCAGTTTCAACATATAACAAAGTACCAAGCAAAGTAACCAAAAGCGACAACTATCATATCCAGCCACAGTCACAAGACAAGTATGAAGTGCCTCAAGTGTCCAAGAACCACTACAAGGTACCCTCAATGCCTAAGCAGGAATACAAGGTGCCAACTTTGCCAAATAATGGCTACTACAACAACCCATCAATTCCAAAAGATAACTACAAGAAGGTGCCATCTCTTCCAAACGATAACTACTACAAGACACCCTCAATGCCTAACCAGGAATACAAGGCGCCTTCTTTGCCAAAGAATGATTACTACAACAAACCATCAGTTccaaaatataactacaagaaggTGCCATCTCTTCCAAAAGATAACTACTATAAAGCACCCTCAATGCCTAAACAGGAATATGAGGTGCCATCTTTGCCAAAGAATGATTACTACAAGAAACCATCAATTCCAAAAGATAACTACAAGAAGGTGCCGTCTCTTCCAAAAGATAACTACTACAAGGTACCCTCAATGCCTAAACAGGAATACAAGGCGCTATCTTTGCCAAAGAATGACTACTACAAGAAATCATCAATTCCAAAAGATAACTACAAGAAGGTGTCGTCTCTTCCAAAAGATAACTACTACAAGGTACCCTCAATGCCTAAACAAGAATACAAGGCGCCATCTTTGCCAAAGAATGACTACTACAAGAAACCATCAATTTCAAAAGATAACTACAAGAAGGTGCCGTCTCTTTCAAAAGATAACTACTACAAGGTACCCTCAATGCCTAAACAGGAATACAAGGTGCCATCTTTGCCAAAGAATGACTACTACAAAAAACCATCATCTTCTCCACCACCACCTTACTACTATAATTCACCCCCTCCTCCTTCACCATCATCACCAcctccttattattatcaatcaTCCTCAATTCCTTCCTCATCACCACCTCCTCCATACTATTAA
- the LOC107799239 gene encoding uncharacterized protein LOC107799239 isoform X2 — protein MAGTSNPKTLNKTLLLSQSQSLPSALADDDDFQDPSPSQLRLSKPTSTIPSRKPLAPYNNNTASASRSSKKPKQHPLHGGKENLSVVGKCAKGSDSGHKLDSYRPTKKPKQQPLISEKSKSGFEDLDLCHGLDSIESTIDCCSRTQRTENEEELKKGYLFKSIEARLLNSNDGLEERKEELEECSELDLLLKLCGEEEDEGDGVECFGLGDEYGLICCPLCGADISDLSGDMREVHTNECLDNEETPAHVVTANNDVSVQCPGQVLNDSPRQSPKEVVRVLPVVEWLQNLGLAKYEEIFVREEIDWDALKSLTEEDLFSIGVTALGPRKKIINSILKLRKETAEEKVAWRDVTKVVPDDAGTKPSKLITDYFISSVSERKRVCGTGRACSDASRKRIQKKNPAKSAKSKDIPVWCSVPGTPFRVDAFKYLRRDCSHWFLSHFHLDHYQGLTKSFCHGKIYCSSITAKLVNLKIGIPWDKIQVLPINQKINIAGVDVICFDANHCPGSLIILFEPPNGKAVLHTGDFRFCEEMTRNSILQTCGVHTVILDTTYCDPQYDFPKQEAVIQFVIESIQAETFNSKTLFLIGSYTIGKERLFVEVARALQKKVYITASKLRILECLGFPREDMQFFTLNEQESQIHVVPMWTLASIKRLKDGTVLLLLSLQLVGHLVKERRSQLEVGGSRVLSSGMKYHTANTAAFQNSRSSLSLYLLLTSSLV, from the exons ATGGCCGGTACTTCCAACCCCAAAACCCTAAacaaaacccttcttctttcaCAATCCCAATCCTTACCCTCAGCTCTCGCGGACGATGACGATTTTCAAGATCCATCTCCTTCTCAGCTCCGATTGTCAAAACCCACCTCAACAATTCCCTCCCGTAAGCCTCTTGCACCTTATAATAATAACACTGCCAGTGCTTCTCGCTCTTCCAAGAAGCCAAAACAGCATCCACTACACGGCGGCAAGGAGAACTTAAGTGTTGTTGGAAAGTGTGCTAAGGGTTCGGATTCGGGTCATAAATTGGATAGTTATCGTCCTACAAAGAAGCCAAAACAACAGCCACTAATTTCCGAGAAATCGAAGTCCGGTTTTGAGGATTTGGATCTGTGTCATGGATTGGATAGCATAGAATCGACTATAGATTGTTGTTCTAGGACCCAAAGAACGGAGAATGAGGAAGAATTAAAGAAGGGTTACTTGTTTAAATCGATAGAGGCGAGGTTGCTCAATTCCAACGACGGACTCGAAGAGAGAAAGGAGGAATTGGAGGAGTGCTCTGAGCTTGATTTGCTGCTCAAATTATGCGGCGAGGAGGAGGATGAAGGAGATGGTGTAGAGTGTTTTGGCTTAGGTGACGAATATGGTCTCATTTGTTGTCCCCTTTGTGGAGCTGATATTTCAGATTTGAGTGGTGACATGCGAGAGGTTCACACTAATGAGTGCCTTGACAATGAGGAGACTCCAGCTCAT GTGGTTACTGCCAATAATGATGTATCTGTTCAGTGTCCTGGGCAAGTGCTTAATGATTCCCCACGTCAATCTCCTAAAGAGGTTGTCCGCGTATTACCTGTTGTGGAATGGTTACAAAATCTTGGACTTGCTAAATATGAAGAAATCTTTGTTCGGGAGGAGATTGATTGGGACGCTTTAAAATCCCTGACAGAAGAG GATTTATTTAGCATTGGTGTCACTGCTCTTGGTCCGAGGAAAAAGATTATTAATTCTATTTTGAAGCTAAGAAAGGAAACTGCCGAGGAAAAAGTAGCTTGGCGAGATGTGACAAAAGTTGTACCTGATGATGCCGGTACTAAACCAAGCAAGTTGATAACAGATTATTTTATTAGTTCTGTTTCGGAAAGAAAGAGAGTTTGTGGTACTGGTAGGGCTTGTTCAGATGCTTCCCGTAAGAGAATTCAGAAGAAAAATCCAGCCAAGAGTGCAAAATCTAAAGATATTCCCGTGTGGTGTTCTGTACCAGGAACACCATTCCGAGTG GATGCTTTCAAGTACTTGAGAAGAGATTGTTCTCATTGGTTCCTCAGCCACTTCCATTTAGATC ATTATCAAGGCCTTACTAAGTCCTTCTGTCATGGAAAAATTTATTGTTCCTCAATTACGGCAAAGCTTGTTAATCTGAAGATTGGAATCCCATGGGACAAGATACAAGTTTTACCCATCAACCAGAAGATCAACATTGCAGGGGTTGATGTCATATGCTTTGATGCAAACCATTGCCCGGGTTCCCTGATAATCCTTTTTGAGCCACCCAATGGTAAG GCTGTCCTGCACACGGGGGATTTCCGATTTTGTGAAGAAATGACAAGGAATTCAATCTTGCAGACTTGTGGTGTCCACACTGTCATCCTAGATACAACATACTGTGACCCTCAG TATGACTTTCCAAAACAGGAGGCTGTTATTCAATTTGTTATTGAATCAATACAAGCCGAAACTTTCAACTCGAAGACCTTGTTTCTCATTGGTAGCTATACTATAG GAAAAGAGAGGTTGTTTGTTGAGGTTGCTCGTGCTCTACAGAAGAAAGTCTATATCACTGCATCAAAGTTACGCATTTTGGAGTGTCTGGGGTTTCCTCGAGAAGATATGCAGTTTTTCACACTAAATGAGCAGGAAAGCCAAATTCATGTTGTGCCTATGTGGACACTGGCTAGCATCAAAAGATTGAA GGACGGTACAGTCTTATTGTTGCTTTCTCTCCAACTGGTTGGTCATTTGGTAAAGGAAAGAAGAAGTCAACTGGAAGTAGGTGGCAGCAGGGTACTATCATCAG GTATGAAGTACCATACAGCGAACACAGCAGCTTTTCAGAACTCAAGGAGTTCGTTAAGTTTGTATCTCCTGTTAACATCATCCCTAGTGTAA
- the LOC107799239 gene encoding uncharacterized protein LOC107799239 isoform X1 produces the protein MAGTSNPKTLNKTLLLSQSQSLPSALADDDDFQDPSPSQLRLSKPTSTIPSRKPLAPYNNNTASASRSSKKPKQHPLHGGKENLSVVGKCAKGSDSGHKLDSYRPTKKPKQQPLISEKSKSGFEDLDLCHGLDSIESTIDCCSRTQRTENEEELKKGYLFKSIEARLLNSNDGLEERKEELEECSELDLLLKLCGEEEDEGDGVECFGLGDEYGLICCPLCGADISDLSGDMREVHTNECLDNEETPAHVVTANNDVSVQCPGQVLNDSPRQSPKEVVRVLPVVEWLQNLGLAKYEEIFVREEIDWDALKSLTEEDLFSIGVTALGPRKKIINSILKLRKETAEEKVAWRDVTKVVPDDAGTKPSKLITDYFISSVSERKRVCGTGRACSDASRKRIQKKNPAKSAKSKDIPVWCSVPGTPFRVDAFKYLRRDCSHWFLSHFHLDHYQGLTKSFCHGKIYCSSITAKLVNLKIGIPWDKIQVLPINQKINIAGVDVICFDANHCPGSLIILFEPPNGKAVLHTGDFRFCEEMTRNSILQTCGVHTVILDTTYCDPQYDFPKQEAVIQFVIESIQAETFNSKTLFLIGSYTIGKERLFVEVARALQKKVYITASKLRILECLGFPREDMQFFTLNEQESQIHVVPMWTLASIKRLKYVSNQYAGRYSLIVAFSPTGWSFGKGKKKSTGSRWQQGTIIRYEVPYSEHSSFSELKEFVKFVSPVNIIPSVNNHGPESSNAMVSRLLD, from the exons ATGGCCGGTACTTCCAACCCCAAAACCCTAAacaaaacccttcttctttcaCAATCCCAATCCTTACCCTCAGCTCTCGCGGACGATGACGATTTTCAAGATCCATCTCCTTCTCAGCTCCGATTGTCAAAACCCACCTCAACAATTCCCTCCCGTAAGCCTCTTGCACCTTATAATAATAACACTGCCAGTGCTTCTCGCTCTTCCAAGAAGCCAAAACAGCATCCACTACACGGCGGCAAGGAGAACTTAAGTGTTGTTGGAAAGTGTGCTAAGGGTTCGGATTCGGGTCATAAATTGGATAGTTATCGTCCTACAAAGAAGCCAAAACAACAGCCACTAATTTCCGAGAAATCGAAGTCCGGTTTTGAGGATTTGGATCTGTGTCATGGATTGGATAGCATAGAATCGACTATAGATTGTTGTTCTAGGACCCAAAGAACGGAGAATGAGGAAGAATTAAAGAAGGGTTACTTGTTTAAATCGATAGAGGCGAGGTTGCTCAATTCCAACGACGGACTCGAAGAGAGAAAGGAGGAATTGGAGGAGTGCTCTGAGCTTGATTTGCTGCTCAAATTATGCGGCGAGGAGGAGGATGAAGGAGATGGTGTAGAGTGTTTTGGCTTAGGTGACGAATATGGTCTCATTTGTTGTCCCCTTTGTGGAGCTGATATTTCAGATTTGAGTGGTGACATGCGAGAGGTTCACACTAATGAGTGCCTTGACAATGAGGAGACTCCAGCTCAT GTGGTTACTGCCAATAATGATGTATCTGTTCAGTGTCCTGGGCAAGTGCTTAATGATTCCCCACGTCAATCTCCTAAAGAGGTTGTCCGCGTATTACCTGTTGTGGAATGGTTACAAAATCTTGGACTTGCTAAATATGAAGAAATCTTTGTTCGGGAGGAGATTGATTGGGACGCTTTAAAATCCCTGACAGAAGAG GATTTATTTAGCATTGGTGTCACTGCTCTTGGTCCGAGGAAAAAGATTATTAATTCTATTTTGAAGCTAAGAAAGGAAACTGCCGAGGAAAAAGTAGCTTGGCGAGATGTGACAAAAGTTGTACCTGATGATGCCGGTACTAAACCAAGCAAGTTGATAACAGATTATTTTATTAGTTCTGTTTCGGAAAGAAAGAGAGTTTGTGGTACTGGTAGGGCTTGTTCAGATGCTTCCCGTAAGAGAATTCAGAAGAAAAATCCAGCCAAGAGTGCAAAATCTAAAGATATTCCCGTGTGGTGTTCTGTACCAGGAACACCATTCCGAGTG GATGCTTTCAAGTACTTGAGAAGAGATTGTTCTCATTGGTTCCTCAGCCACTTCCATTTAGATC ATTATCAAGGCCTTACTAAGTCCTTCTGTCATGGAAAAATTTATTGTTCCTCAATTACGGCAAAGCTTGTTAATCTGAAGATTGGAATCCCATGGGACAAGATACAAGTTTTACCCATCAACCAGAAGATCAACATTGCAGGGGTTGATGTCATATGCTTTGATGCAAACCATTGCCCGGGTTCCCTGATAATCCTTTTTGAGCCACCCAATGGTAAG GCTGTCCTGCACACGGGGGATTTCCGATTTTGTGAAGAAATGACAAGGAATTCAATCTTGCAGACTTGTGGTGTCCACACTGTCATCCTAGATACAACATACTGTGACCCTCAG TATGACTTTCCAAAACAGGAGGCTGTTATTCAATTTGTTATTGAATCAATACAAGCCGAAACTTTCAACTCGAAGACCTTGTTTCTCATTGGTAGCTATACTATAG GAAAAGAGAGGTTGTTTGTTGAGGTTGCTCGTGCTCTACAGAAGAAAGTCTATATCACTGCATCAAAGTTACGCATTTTGGAGTGTCTGGGGTTTCCTCGAGAAGATATGCAGTTTTTCACACTAAATGAGCAGGAAAGCCAAATTCATGTTGTGCCTATGTGGACACTGGCTAGCATCAAAAGATTGAAGTATGTTTCTAATCAGTATGCG GGACGGTACAGTCTTATTGTTGCTTTCTCTCCAACTGGTTGGTCATTTGGTAAAGGAAAGAAGAAGTCAACTGGAAGTAGGTGGCAGCAGGGTACTATCATCAG GTATGAAGTACCATACAGCGAACACAGCAGCTTTTCAGAACTCAAGGAGTTCGTTAAGTTTGTATCTCCTGTTAACATCATCCCTAGTGTAAATAATCATGGACCTGAATCCAGCAACGCAATGGTCTCGCGCCTCTTGGACTGA